The proteins below come from a single Candidatus Cloacimonadota bacterium genomic window:
- the rsxC gene encoding electron transport complex subunit RsxC: protein MRLKTFPGGIHPHDQKHYSKDATILKFPTPNRVIIHLSQHIGSPSAPIVEVGDSVLKGQIIAEATGFVSLTQHASISGKVSKIGNFMHPTGIMSTAIEITSDGMDRMIDLHDDENFMELSVDVMKERITAAGICGMGGAGFPSHVKLTPPADKPIDVAILNGVECEPYLTSDYRLMLERAEDIIHGLKVIMKVTGAKKGMIGIEANKPDAIALMQKLCAKHPNLEVVGLKLQYPQGAEKQLIFAATGRKVPAGGLPMTVGVVVQNVGTAVAIYEAVRYAKPLIERVISVTGSIVKKPQNFLAPIGTIYSDLLQACDGTTTPVAKAISGGPMMGFALPSLDAVMTKGSSGLVLMNQQEARSLKEHTCLRCARCVDICPMNLMPSLIANAVKYQDLDAAVKAGLNDCIKCGSCAYVCPAHIRLVQWIDTGKIRYAEAQRKK from the coding sequence ATGCGACTAAAAACCTTTCCTGGGGGTATCCACCCTCACGATCAAAAGCATTATTCGAAAGACGCAACCATCCTAAAGTTTCCCACCCCCAATCGTGTGATCATTCACCTGTCTCAACACATCGGATCTCCATCCGCTCCCATTGTGGAAGTGGGTGATTCAGTATTGAAGGGGCAGATAATCGCCGAAGCAACCGGCTTTGTTTCACTTACTCAACACGCTTCCATCAGTGGTAAAGTAAGTAAGATCGGGAATTTCATGCATCCCACAGGCATCATGTCCACCGCCATCGAAATCACCTCCGACGGGATGGATCGAATGATTGATTTGCACGATGATGAGAATTTCATGGAGCTCTCAGTCGATGTCATGAAAGAACGCATCACTGCTGCCGGTATCTGCGGTATGGGAGGAGCCGGCTTCCCCAGCCACGTAAAGTTAACTCCACCTGCTGATAAGCCCATCGATGTGGCGATTCTGAACGGAGTGGAGTGCGAGCCCTACCTCACCAGTGACTATCGCCTGATGCTGGAGCGCGCTGAAGACATCATTCACGGTCTGAAAGTGATCATGAAAGTAACAGGTGCCAAAAAAGGGATGATCGGTATAGAAGCTAATAAACCGGATGCCATTGCTCTGATGCAAAAGCTTTGTGCAAAACACCCAAACCTGGAAGTGGTAGGCCTCAAACTACAATATCCCCAAGGAGCGGAGAAACAACTGATCTTTGCCGCTACCGGACGCAAAGTACCTGCCGGAGGACTGCCCATGACAGTTGGAGTAGTTGTACAAAACGTCGGTACTGCAGTTGCCATTTATGAAGCCGTCCGCTATGCAAAACCCCTCATTGAGCGTGTGATCAGCGTTACTGGCTCCATTGTAAAGAAGCCACAGAATTTCCTTGCCCCCATTGGTACCATATATAGCGATTTGCTGCAAGCCTGTGATGGCACTACAACTCCCGTCGCAAAAGCTATCTCCGGTGGCCCCATGATGGGCTTTGCCTTGCCTTCTCTGGATGCAGTCATGACCAAGGGAAGCAGCGGATTGGTGTTAATGAACCAGCAGGAAGCCCGATCCCTGAAAGAACACACCTGCTTGCGCTGCGCCCGTTGCGTGGACATCTGCCCCATGAATCTGATGCCTTCCCTGATTGCCAACGCTGTAAAGTATCAGGATCTGGATGCTGCAGTAAAAGCAGGGCTGAATGACTGCATCAAATGCGGTAGCTGCGCCTACGTGTGCCCCGCCCATATTCGTCTGGTTCAATGGATCGACACAGGCAAGATTCGTTACGCTGAAGCTCAAAGGAAAAAGTGA
- a CDS encoding RnfABCDGE type electron transport complex subunit D — MNSNDKLIVSPAPHVHDRSSVKYVMWNVVLALVPALIFATYFWGARALLLSLTGAVTAVVCEAVIQKLRKVPVTVHDGSAFLTGLLLAFNIHAGAPIWLPIVGAVFAIAIGKQVFGGLGNNPVNPALLGRAFLLASWPTQMTAGWVAVKNSAMSGLNDLTRIADNLAELSPKAYELVTSATPLHVAKTLRDTSFVSEINAQAGGIDLGSRIFSSLTEMETLKSLFWGNIGGCIGEVSVFALLLGAAYLLYKNIIEWRIPLFYIGTVFVLSFIFGGIPGSGVSVMLPFFHIFSGGLMLGAFFMATDYTTSPLTKKGRIIYGIGCGLLTIIIRLVGGYPEGVSYSILLMNVFTPLIDMLTMPKPFGRVKK; from the coding sequence ATGAATAGCAATGATAAACTGATCGTCTCCCCCGCTCCCCATGTTCACGACAGAAGCTCGGTGAAGTATGTGATGTGGAATGTGGTGTTGGCCTTGGTTCCAGCGCTGATATTTGCCACATATTTCTGGGGAGCCAGAGCCCTCTTGCTCAGCCTCACCGGTGCCGTTACTGCTGTAGTGTGTGAAGCTGTCATTCAGAAACTGCGCAAGGTACCTGTCACTGTCCACGATGGCTCTGCTTTTCTCACGGGATTGCTGCTGGCCTTCAATATTCATGCCGGAGCGCCCATCTGGCTGCCGATCGTTGGTGCAGTCTTTGCCATCGCCATCGGAAAGCAAGTCTTTGGCGGATTGGGAAATAACCCAGTTAACCCAGCTCTGTTGGGTCGTGCTTTCCTGCTTGCCAGTTGGCCTACTCAGATGACAGCCGGATGGGTAGCAGTAAAGAACTCGGCCATGAGCGGCCTGAACGACCTCACCCGGATTGCCGACAACCTTGCTGAGCTTTCTCCTAAAGCCTATGAATTGGTAACCTCAGCCACTCCTCTGCATGTAGCAAAGACTCTGCGTGATACCAGCTTTGTCTCCGAGATCAATGCCCAAGCCGGTGGTATCGACCTGGGCAGCAGGATCTTTAGCAGCCTTACCGAGATGGAAACCCTGAAGAGTCTGTTTTGGGGCAATATCGGTGGCTGCATCGGCGAAGTGTCTGTCTTTGCTCTTCTGCTCGGAGCTGCATACCTGCTCTACAAAAACATCATTGAATGGCGCATCCCTCTCTTCTATATAGGTACCGTCTTCGTTCTCAGCTTTATCTTTGGCGGTATCCCCGGAAGCGGAGTATCGGTAATGCTGCCCTTCTTCCACATTTTTTCCGGTGGTTTGATGCTTGGCGCATTCTTTATGGCAACGGATTATACAACCTCGCCACTTACCAAAAAGGGTAGAATCATATATGGCATAGGTTGCGGACTGCTGACCATCATCATCCGCCTCGTGGGTGGATATCCTGAGGGAGTAAGTTACAGTATTCTATTGATGAACGTGTTTACGCCTCTCATCGATATGCTCACTATGCCAAAGCCTTTTGGGAGGGTGAAGAAATGA
- a CDS encoding FMN-binding protein: MKYYIKLSLILLAFCVVASGILAYVNGLTAPVIAARKAQTEIDTRQALIPGAEFTEAQTADGAQYFIAYDPATQDTLGYTFISAETGYSSTVKTMVGMDKDFKVLAIKVLDHAETPGLGANCTSESFTGQFSGLTVDQLKVDKDGGAVVSLSGATITSRCIANSIRTRITAVQSDINAGGAE, encoded by the coding sequence ATGAAGTACTATATCAAACTGTCCCTGATCCTTCTGGCCTTTTGCGTAGTTGCCAGCGGTATTCTGGCCTATGTGAACGGCCTTACCGCTCCGGTGATTGCCGCACGAAAAGCTCAGACCGAGATCGACACGCGCCAAGCCCTGATTCCCGGAGCAGAATTCACTGAAGCACAAACTGCCGATGGAGCACAGTATTTCATAGCTTATGATCCTGCCACACAAGATACTTTAGGCTACACCTTCATCTCCGCTGAAACCGGATATTCCAGCACCGTGAAGACTATGGTTGGTATGGATAAAGATTTCAAGGTACTTGCCATCAAAGTGCTTGATCATGCTGAAACCCCTGGACTGGGCGCAAATTGCACCAGCGAGAGTTTCACCGGTCAGTTTTCCGGGTTAACTGTGGATCAGCTCAAAGTAGATAAAGATGGTGGAGCTGTTGTATCGCTGTCCGGTGCTACCATCACCTCCAGATGTATAGCAAATTCGATCCGCACTAGGATAACTGCAGTACAAAGCGATATAAATGCCGGAGGCGCAGAATGA
- a CDS encoding electron transport complex subunit E, protein MNFIKELTKGIIKENPIFVIVLGMCPTLAVSTSVQNALGMGLAATFVLICSNIMISLIKNITPPSIRIPIYVVVIAAFVSIVDMVMSAYIPALHKSLGIFIPLIVVNCIILGRAEAFANRNTVIMSIADAIGMGLGFTLSLSVVATIREILGAGTWLGIKVTPQTYDPMLMAILAPGAFITLGFLMALINMLKEKK, encoded by the coding sequence ATGAACTTTATTAAAGAACTAACCAAAGGTATTATCAAAGAGAATCCCATCTTTGTAATAGTATTGGGCATGTGCCCCACTCTTGCCGTTTCCACTTCGGTGCAAAACGCCCTGGGTATGGGTCTTGCCGCCACATTTGTGCTAATCTGCTCAAACATCATGATTTCTCTGATCAAGAATATCACTCCGCCCAGCATCCGCATCCCGATCTATGTAGTGGTGATTGCCGCCTTCGTATCGATCGTGGATATGGTGATGTCGGCTTATATTCCCGCTCTGCACAAAAGTCTGGGAATCTTCATTCCCCTCATCGTGGTAAATTGCATCATCCTTGGCCGTGCGGAAGCTTTTGCAAATAGAAACACAGTGATCATGAGCATAGCTGATGCCATCGGTATGGGGCTGGGTTTCACCCTTTCTCTCAGCGTGGTAGCAACCATCCGGGAAATCCTGGGTGCCGGCACCTGGCTGGGTATCAAGGTCACCCCGCAAACCTATGATCCGATGCTGATGGCGATCCTGGCTCCCGGAGCTTTTATCACTCTGGGCTTCTTGATGGCGCTGATTAACATGTTGAAGGAGAAGAAATAA
- a CDS encoding RnfABCDGE type electron transport complex subunit A, which produces MGYFGELFVMAMTAIFIQNFVLSRFLGLCPYLGVSKKLDSAMGMGMAVIFVMTLASAFTFLINVYLLLPYGLSYLQTIAFILTIAALVQFVEMVIQKNAPALYKSLGVYLPLITTNCAVLGVAIINTQAFRSDGVTPYNFLDSTLNGFFSGVGFTFVLLAMAGIRQRLEKVELPKAMRGMPIALILAGTMALAFYGFMGFNI; this is translated from the coding sequence ATGGGATACTTTGGTGAACTATTCGTGATGGCGATGACCGCCATCTTCATCCAGAATTTCGTACTCTCCCGTTTCCTGGGACTTTGCCCCTACCTCGGAGTATCCAAAAAGCTTGATTCCGCAATGGGTATGGGCATGGCGGTAATCTTCGTAATGACGCTTGCCAGTGCGTTTACATTCCTGATCAATGTGTATTTGTTATTGCCCTACGGATTGAGCTATCTGCAAACCATAGCTTTCATCCTTACCATTGCTGCGCTGGTTCAGTTTGTGGAAATGGTGATCCAGAAGAATGCTCCGGCACTGTACAAATCCTTGGGAGTGTATCTGCCTCTGATCACAACCAATTGCGCCGTTTTGGGCGTTGCTATTATCAATACCCAGGCTTTTCGCAGTGATGGCGTCACTCCTTACAACTTCTTGGATAGTACCTTAAACGGCTTCTTCAGCGGAGTGGGCTTCACCTTTGTGCTGCTGGCAATGGCAGGTATCCGCCAGCGTTTGGAAAAAGTGGAATTGCCCAAAGCCATGCGAGGCATGCCCATCGCTCTAATATTGGCAGGCACAATGGCTCTGGCGTTCTACGGCTTCATGGGCTTCAACATCTAA
- a CDS encoding RnfABCDGE type electron transport complex subunit B has product MTFILLQSASMFTTIGIPVIIIGALGLVFGLILAFASKVFEVKIDPRVEEVLSTLPGANCGACGAAGCAGYAERIVNEGEAVNKCAPGGMEVAAQIAKIMGQDTGAMEQKVAVIHCSCGGYNNTSWKYNYEGVESCKSAANIAGGPNSCSWGCMGLNDCMKACLFDAISIDANGMRVIDYSKCTGCGACVKACPRNLITLVPINRTVFIKCSSKEKGPDAKAVCGSSHPCIGCGICSRKCPVQAITVENNLARIDYDKCINCGLCATVCPSKTILDLMAGQRKKADINPELCIGCTICAKVCPVQAINGELKQVHAVDKDKCIGCEQCVAKCPKKAIQMV; this is encoded by the coding sequence GTGACTTTTATATTATTACAATCTGCCTCCATGTTCACTACCATAGGAATACCGGTAATAATAATCGGCGCTCTGGGGCTGGTTTTCGGCCTTATCCTCGCCTTCGCATCCAAAGTCTTTGAAGTGAAGATCGATCCCCGCGTAGAAGAAGTGCTCTCTACCCTGCCCGGCGCCAATTGCGGCGCTTGCGGAGCGGCAGGATGCGCAGGTTACGCAGAACGCATCGTAAATGAAGGCGAAGCCGTGAATAAATGCGCCCCTGGCGGTATGGAAGTGGCGGCTCAGATCGCAAAGATAATGGGACAGGATACTGGAGCGATGGAACAGAAAGTAGCCGTAATTCATTGCAGCTGCGGTGGCTATAACAACACCAGCTGGAAATACAACTACGAAGGTGTGGAATCCTGCAAGTCTGCTGCAAACATCGCTGGCGGGCCCAATAGCTGCAGCTGGGGTTGTATGGGCTTAAATGACTGCATGAAAGCTTGCTTGTTTGATGCGATTTCCATCGATGCCAATGGAATGCGGGTGATAGACTACTCCAAATGTACGGGTTGCGGTGCCTGCGTGAAAGCATGCCCTCGCAATCTCATCACGCTTGTTCCCATCAATCGCACAGTATTCATCAAATGCTCCTCCAAAGAAAAGGGGCCGGACGCTAAAGCAGTGTGCGGCAGCTCTCATCCCTGCATCGGTTGTGGCATCTGCTCCCGCAAATGCCCTGTTCAAGCCATTACGGTAGAAAACAACCTGGCGCGCATCGATTATGATAAGTGCATCAATTGCGGCCTCTGCGCCACAGTCTGCCCCTCTAAGACTATCCTGGATCTCATGGCGGGACAACGCAAAAAAGCAGATATCAATCCGGAACTATGCATCGGCTGCACTATCTGCGCTAAGGTCTGCCCAGTTCAAGCCATAAACGGTGAATTGAAACAGGTTCATGCGGTGGATAAGGATAAATGTATCGGCTGCGAACAGTGTGTAGCCAAATGCCCCAAAAAGGCTATTCAAATGGTGTAA